The DNA segment TTTCCTGTTCGGAGGTTTGTCTTGGACCGCGATAGGCACGGTTGCCCAGCCCTTCCCGATATTCAGGACTGTTACCGATAGGCGTTCCCCAACCGGTATTAACAATCGCAATACGCTCTTCAATGGGCGTAGGGCCAACGACCGGGGTGTTATCGATGGGCATTGTATTTTTTTCAACCGCCGCCGTATTATCAGCCTGTGGTGCACAGGCGGCAATCACTACACTCGATGCTGCTACCGCTAATAACCGCTTTATTCCTGGAATATTCATCGTTGGACTACAGCCTCCAAAGGAAAAAATCTATGATTAAAATGACCGAAGGCACTCATTGAGTGCCTTTAGTTATACGCCGTACTATCTGTTGAACAAAATCGTCTGGATTACTTCTTAACAGGAACCGGTTTGCGGTCACGTAAGTAGTTAGTAAATGACGACTCATTCTGCTTGCCCCAACTGGAGCTTGGTGGCGCCTGGAAGTGCTCAGGATCTTCTTTCTCAATTTTTGCACGAAGCTGGGCAGGAATATCATCGATACCGTTGCGTAACTTCAGTGAGTGAGTACGGAAAACAATTTCTCCTGGCATTTCGCCCATTAACATCCACGGGAACCAGGTGGCGATACGCGACCATGAACCCATATTAGGAATACTATCCAGCTTGGGATTTAATAAGTCAGCTGTATCAAACTGGCGCAAAAACATTTCCGACACTTTAGTCATTGGACCGGCATATTCGCGGGGCCACTTTTCTTTAGTCAGCAGCGAAGGTAACTCCATATGCAGCTCAAAGTTGTTGACGCCGGTTGCACCCATAAAGTCCCACATTGAAGGAAAAGGGACTTTGATCACGGTGTTATCCATTTCAAACTCATTCATGGCCGCCATCTTGTTGTTTACCTGCATATTTTTAATATGGTAAACCTCGACCTTGTCGTCGATTAATGGATTATGCCACCAGTCAATATATTCACCGGTGCGAATATCGCTGTAGTAACCGATTTCACGGTGAAATACATGCACATTACCGTCGGGCTGTGTTTCCATACGGCTAACACCGATACCCTCAAGACCTAATAATGGAATTAATTTTTTACCGGGCAGAGAAGCAAACAAGTGACCACCGTAGT comes from the Oceanicoccus sagamiensis genome and includes:
- a CDS encoding DUF1838 family protein, translated to MMTLKGFNDSRLPKDFPLNLNDPQTNLTEFTRLMGSANPEEETIGYYGGHLFASLPGKKLIPLLGLEGIGVSRMETQPDGNVHVFHREIGYYSDIRTGEYIDWWHNPLIDDKVEVYHIKNMQVNNKMAAMNEFEMDNTVIKVPFPSMWDFMGATGVNNFELHMELPSLLTKEKWPREYAGPMTKVSEMFLRQFDTADLLNPKLDSIPNMGSWSRIATWFPWMLMGEMPGEIVFRTHSLKLRNGIDDIPAQLRAKIEKEDPEHFQAPPSSSWGKQNESSFTNYLRDRKPVPVKK